One genomic window of Bacillus mycoides includes the following:
- a CDS encoding ABC-2 transporter permease: MFHKALWMWNWKRGKYAVSLFFLSTLYLLSFGYYKAAQQQLANYYKLQEKGTFYYYYAFLSNTGNSFWLTILIICLACLLIGWERSNQSNTLLMEMPFTRKNIFFSKWAFGSFWIIGSLLMNWILMYIIYRTTIHFEYQTFSPFHRYFLYAIVSYVAVYTAALCIGTFTGSIVSQIFFCIPWLLMGLTFTSLLYNFTINHLQATDTRNTNLYQQLDEINRKTNIVAPIYNFTIYYQYNPESRKKENDPTTLRDPASYTYYSAKSVLVPILYTIFYLLLGAYLYTRSPNENTQKIFIFQKHLRIWIWGTTIYFALLGGYKINQFSFLFNYYIGLFLAGIITYVVLSRLTNYKVF, from the coding sequence ATGTTTCATAAGGCATTGTGGATGTGGAATTGGAAACGCGGGAAATATGCTGTATCACTCTTTTTCTTGAGTACACTTTATCTTTTATCTTTCGGATACTATAAAGCAGCTCAGCAACAACTTGCTAATTATTATAAATTGCAAGAAAAGGGAACGTTCTATTACTATTATGCTTTTTTGTCAAATACAGGTAATAGTTTTTGGCTAACTATTCTTATTATTTGTTTAGCTTGTCTATTAATAGGATGGGAACGTAGCAACCAGTCTAATACCCTACTTATGGAAATGCCATTTACAAGAAAAAATATTTTCTTCTCTAAATGGGCTTTCGGTTCATTCTGGATTATAGGGTCTCTCCTTATGAACTGGATCCTTATGTACATTATCTATAGAACAACAATTCATTTTGAGTATCAAACATTCAGTCCATTTCATCGATACTTTCTTTATGCGATTGTTTCTTATGTTGCAGTCTATACAGCTGCATTATGTATCGGTACTTTTACTGGGAGCATTGTTTCACAAATCTTTTTTTGTATTCCATGGCTGCTAATGGGACTTACATTTACTTCATTATTGTACAATTTTACAATAAACCATTTACAGGCTACAGATACTAGAAATACCAACTTGTATCAACAGCTTGATGAAATCAATCGAAAGACAAATATAGTTGCACCGATATATAACTTTACGATATATTACCAATATAATCCAGAATCACGCAAAAAAGAAAATGACCCAACTACTTTAAGAGATCCAGCATCTTATACGTATTATTCGGCTAAATCAGTGTTAGTCCCTATTTTGTATACAATATTTTACTTACTACTTGGCGCATATTTATATACACGATCGCCTAATGAAAACACTCAAAAGATATTTATTTTCCAAAAACATTTACGAATATGGATATGGGGAACAACCATTTACTTTGCATTACTAGGTGGCTATAAAATAAATCAATTTAGTTTCTTATTTAACTACTATATTGGTTTGTTTCTCGCTGGAATCATTACTTATGTTGTATTATCACGCCTAACAAATTATAAAGTTTTTTAA
- a CDS encoding ABC transporter ATP-binding protein — protein MLKVTNLKKTIDNQTILDDVSFTLQKGSIVGLLGRNGAGKTTLLRTMVGILDPDEGTVTYEDTDVHKHPEIKQKIVYVPDSTNILTGYTVKEIVKFYKAVYTAFDEQYFYEILERFNLPNKRIRSYSKGMKALLAIILAFAAKAEYIILDEPTNGLDPIVKRQILQFLVEEVAEKEITIFISTHHLDEVEKIADTIIILKGHTVDSITSLDDAKSQFAKVQVAYERSLPQKLENLSNIKILNQTGKVYTILIEGNVATTLEKFYKEQPILIEELTMSLEDVFVTTLEEDGYVS, from the coding sequence ATGCTGAAAGTGACAAACTTGAAGAAAACAATTGATAACCAAACGATTTTAGACGATGTTTCTTTCACATTACAAAAAGGTAGTATCGTCGGATTGCTCGGAAGAAACGGCGCAGGGAAAACAACTTTATTACGAACGATGGTCGGCATTTTAGACCCCGATGAAGGAACTGTTACATATGAGGATACAGATGTTCATAAGCATCCTGAAATTAAACAAAAAATTGTATACGTTCCAGATTCTACTAACATATTAACCGGATATACAGTGAAGGAAATCGTGAAGTTTTATAAAGCAGTTTATACAGCATTTGATGAACAATATTTTTATGAAATATTAGAACGTTTTAATTTACCAAACAAACGTATTCGTAGTTACTCAAAAGGAATGAAAGCACTGCTTGCGATCATTTTAGCTTTCGCTGCAAAAGCAGAATATATCATTTTAGATGAACCGACAAACGGACTTGATCCTATCGTTAAAAGACAGATTCTACAATTTCTCGTTGAAGAAGTAGCAGAAAAAGAAATTACAATTTTCATCTCCACTCACCATTTAGATGAAGTTGAAAAAATTGCCGATACAATCATTATTTTAAAAGGACATACAGTAGATTCTATTACATCACTAGATGATGCAAAATCACAATTTGCTAAAGTCCAAGTTGCTTACGAACGATCACTACCTCAAAAACTAGAAAACTTAAGCAATATTAAAATATTAAATCAAACAGGAAAAGTATATACAATCTTAATTGAGGGAAATGTGGCTACAACACTGGAGAAGTTCTATAAAGAGCAACCAATACTCATTGAAGAATTAACAATGTCACTGGAAGATGTCTTTGTTACAACACTTGAGGAGGATGGGTATGTTTCATAA
- a CDS encoding methionine/alanine import family NSS transporter small subunit, whose amino-acid sequence MSGSAIMMMVIGMVVIWGGLALSIANLFKKKA is encoded by the coding sequence ATGAGCGGATCAGCGATTATGATGATGGTTATAGGTATGGTAGTCATTTGGGGAGGACTTGCATTAAGTATTGCAAATTTATTTAAGAAAAAGGCGTAG
- a CDS encoding MarR family winged helix-turn-helix transcriptional regulator, with translation MNENRETLILDLSASFRKMIRLLQNDINTRFSEHMPYNEFSVLRALFLKSPQMASQIASEVNVTSSHITAVTDRLVRKGFVERKRSNSDRRIVYLEITENGREVTEKLEAVRKEYYKEKFKGWSDQEIEMVLELFGRVL, from the coding sequence GTGAACGAAAATAGAGAAACACTGATTTTAGATTTATCTGCATCATTTCGAAAGATGATACGTTTATTACAAAATGATATTAATACACGTTTTTCAGAGCATATGCCATATAATGAATTCTCTGTATTACGTGCGTTATTTTTAAAAAGTCCACAGATGGCTTCGCAAATTGCGAGTGAAGTAAACGTAACCTCCAGTCATATTACAGCTGTAACAGATCGTCTCGTGCGAAAAGGGTTTGTTGAAAGAAAACGTTCAAATTCGGACCGTCGTATCGTATATTTAGAAATTACTGAAAACGGACGAGAAGTAACTGAAAAGCTTGAAGCTGTGCGTAAAGAATATTATAAAGAGAAATTTAAAGGTTGGAGCGACCAAGAGATAGAAATGGTTTTAGAACTATTTGGCCGCGTATTATAA
- the sigF gene encoding RNA polymerase sporulation sigma factor SigF, translating to MDIEVRNEKKKPQLKDHELKALIQKSQDGDQQARDTIVQSNMRLVWSVVQRFLNRGYEPDDLFQIGCIGLLKSVDKFDLSFDVKFSTYAVPMIIGEIQRFLRDDGSVKVSRSLKETGNKVRKMRDELSKEFGRAPTINEVAEALELTPEEVVLAQEASRAPSSIHETVYENDGDPITILDQIADQSETKWFDKIALKEAIRELDERERLIVYLRYYKDQTQSEVAERIGISQVQVSRLEKKILKQMKDRIDE from the coding sequence ATGGACATAGAGGTCAGAAATGAGAAGAAGAAACCTCAGTTAAAGGACCACGAGCTAAAAGCGTTAATTCAAAAGAGTCAAGATGGAGATCAACAAGCGAGAGATACAATCGTTCAAAGTAATATGCGTCTCGTATGGTCGGTTGTGCAGCGATTTCTTAATCGAGGATACGAACCAGACGATTTATTTCAAATTGGATGTATTGGACTCTTAAAATCGGTAGATAAATTTGATTTATCTTTCGACGTGAAATTTTCAACATATGCAGTTCCAATGATTATCGGTGAAATACAACGATTTTTACGTGACGATGGATCAGTGAAAGTAAGTAGATCTTTAAAAGAAACAGGAAACAAAGTTCGAAAGATGAGAGACGAGCTTTCGAAAGAATTTGGAAGGGCTCCAACGATTAATGAGGTAGCAGAGGCTCTTGAACTAACGCCGGAAGAAGTTGTTCTGGCGCAAGAAGCGAGTCGTGCTCCTTCGTCGATACATGAAACTGTGTATGAAAACGATGGAGACCCAATTACTATTTTAGATCAAATTGCAGATCAATCGGAAACGAAATGGTTTGATAAAATTGCTTTAAAAGAAGCAATTAGAGAACTTGATGAACGAGAAAGGCTAATTGTGTATTTGCGCTATTATAAAGACCAAACTCAATCAGAAGTAGCGGAGCGCATAGGCATTTCGCAAGTACAAGTTTCAAGACTTGAAAAGAAAATATTAAAACAGATGAAAGATCGAATAGATGAATAG
- a CDS encoding GntR family transcriptional regulator, translating to MHIQLDPRSNTPIWEQIVQNIKELVLKNMLAPSDKLPSVRELASLLVINPNTVSKAYQELERQGIIETLRGKGTFVAQSITPTLDERKIAMVEKQFHQLLLEASYLGITKDKIHDWIDSYYKEIGGNTDAESDKLEENN from the coding sequence TTGCATATTCAACTTGATCCAAGAAGCAACACTCCGATATGGGAACAAATTGTTCAAAATATAAAAGAGCTCGTACTAAAAAACATGTTAGCTCCAAGCGATAAGCTTCCTTCTGTACGCGAGCTTGCTTCTTTGCTCGTTATAAATCCAAATACAGTAAGTAAAGCTTATCAAGAATTAGAGCGACAAGGGATTATTGAAACATTACGAGGAAAAGGAACATTTGTAGCCCAATCGATTACCCCAACATTAGACGAAAGGAAAATCGCTATGGTTGAAAAACAATTTCATCAATTATTACTAGAAGCCTCTTATCTTGGGATTACGAAAGATAAAATTCACGATTGGATAGATTCATACTATAAAGAGATTGGAGGAAATACAGATGCTGAAAGTGACAAACTTGAAGAAAACAATTGA
- a CDS encoding stage V sporulation protein AA, translated as MEQTIYIKMRNRLKVSPTYEVKLSDVAQLAGDSFVVESLQNEIVYKITAHDKTHVVIDVMKVIEIIQQKIAHIQINLLGSGQTLVEIIYEKKKVHPVFFGLVWLLLFIGAALAIIYFHEDVSMQQVHQRLYYMITGEFKEQPLLFQIPYSLGLGLGMILFFNHVFQKRINEEPSPLEVEMFQYQQSLDQYVIVHENRDNTKQIADD; from the coding sequence TTGGAACAAACGATTTATATTAAAATGCGCAATCGCTTAAAAGTGTCTCCTACGTATGAAGTAAAGCTGAGCGATGTTGCTCAACTTGCCGGAGATTCTTTTGTAGTTGAGTCGTTACAGAATGAGATAGTCTACAAAATAACAGCGCATGATAAAACACATGTTGTAATTGATGTTATGAAAGTGATTGAAATTATTCAACAAAAGATAGCACATATACAAATTAATTTACTTGGATCTGGACAAACTCTTGTTGAAATTATATACGAAAAAAAGAAAGTGCATCCGGTTTTCTTCGGACTTGTATGGTTGTTACTTTTCATTGGAGCGGCCCTTGCGATCATTTATTTCCATGAAGATGTAAGTATGCAACAAGTACACCAACGGTTATATTACATGATTACTGGAGAATTTAAGGAGCAACCGCTTTTATTTCAAATTCCATATTCACTAGGTCTTGGGTTAGGCATGATTTTATTTTTTAATCATGTATTTCAAAAGCGCATTAATGAAGAGCCAAGCCCATTAGAAGTTGAGATGTTTCAATATCAGCAGTCACTCGATCAATACGTAATCGTTCATGAAAATAGGGATAATACGAAACAGATTGCTGATGATTGA
- a CDS encoding ABC-2 transporter permease yields MFHKALWLHHYKQSKYILLLFACSSFWFLPISYFNDLQVQPNEDGYFYYSLNGDTLIIPFIPIFILLACSLISWKRQNQTDYLLFAMPFTRKELFLSKWLFGTIAILFIMSLNGILIYFILKINLFSQYQSFGPMGTLLCYVTITWIAIFTIAIFIGTIAGNVISHSILSLIFIILPSGIGMLLFHFAWIHTNVSTTEFFLKKANYASYIENIEVFAPTNNTYISYTFNPEVKEVDINNLKESVKEQHQFQPIWKLITPILYILILLPLGVFLYNRTPNENNGKILLFTKLHRLFIPCVTICFALLGGRITGGKNDPLLSYYAGFIIIGLFGYVILHYLINKKFLLHTK; encoded by the coding sequence ATGTTTCATAAAGCTTTATGGCTCCATCATTACAAGCAAAGTAAGTACATTCTTTTACTCTTTGCTTGTAGTAGTTTTTGGTTTTTACCTATTAGCTACTTTAATGATTTACAGGTTCAACCAAACGAAGATGGCTATTTCTACTATAGTTTAAATGGGGATACTCTTATCATCCCCTTCATTCCAATTTTCATATTACTCGCCTGTTCATTAATCAGTTGGAAAAGACAAAATCAAACAGACTATCTGTTATTTGCAATGCCATTCACGAGAAAAGAGCTTTTTCTTTCTAAGTGGCTGTTCGGGACAATCGCAATTCTATTCATAATGAGTCTTAATGGCATCTTAATTTATTTCATCCTAAAGATTAATCTTTTTAGCCAATACCAATCTTTCGGGCCAATGGGTACATTATTATGTTATGTTACCATTACATGGATTGCGATTTTTACAATAGCTATTTTTATCGGAACAATTGCTGGCAATGTCATTTCGCATAGTATATTAAGCTTAATTTTCATTATATTACCATCTGGAATAGGCATGTTACTGTTTCATTTTGCTTGGATTCACACAAATGTATCTACAACTGAATTTTTCCTTAAGAAAGCGAATTATGCATCATATATAGAAAATATTGAAGTTTTTGCACCTACTAATAATACTTATATATCTTATACATTTAATCCAGAAGTAAAGGAAGTAGACATTAATAATTTAAAAGAATCCGTTAAGGAGCAGCATCAATTCCAGCCCATCTGGAAGCTTATCACTCCGATTCTATATATTCTCATTCTTTTACCATTAGGAGTATTTTTGTATAATCGGACTCCTAATGAAAATAACGGTAAAATATTATTATTCACTAAACTACATCGACTATTTATACCTTGTGTTACAATATGTTTTGCTCTATTAGGAGGCCGGATAACAGGTGGAAAAAACGATCCGCTATTAAGTTATTACGCTGGGTTCATAATAATAGGACTATTTGGCTATGTAATACTTCACTATTTGATAAATAAAAAATTTTTACTTCATACGAAATAA
- the spoVAC gene encoding stage V sporulation protein AC codes for MAGRKLKDDYINKVKEYHPKPNYFINCVKAFLVGGLICTVGEILMKFYIHYFHFSEQEAGNPTVATLVLLSAILTGCGVYDKIGQFSGAGSAVPVTGFANSMASAALEHRSEGIVLGIATNMFKLAGSVIVFGVVGAYIIGLIRYTFQILMS; via the coding sequence ATGGCAGGGCGAAAATTGAAGGACGATTACATAAATAAAGTGAAGGAGTACCATCCAAAACCGAACTATTTCATAAATTGTGTGAAGGCATTTCTTGTAGGTGGGCTCATTTGTACAGTCGGAGAAATATTGATGAAATTTTATATACATTATTTTCACTTTAGTGAACAAGAGGCAGGAAATCCGACAGTTGCAACGCTTGTTTTATTGTCGGCGATTTTAACAGGGTGTGGTGTATATGATAAAATCGGGCAGTTTTCTGGAGCGGGATCAGCAGTACCAGTTACTGGATTTGCGAATTCTATGGCGAGTGCCGCACTAGAACATAGGAGTGAAGGGATTGTTCTAGGAATCGCTACTAACATGTTTAAGCTTGCAGGAAGTGTCATTGTATTTGGAGTCGTCGGTGCATACATTATCGGGTTAATAAGATATACATTTCAAATTTTAATGTCTTAA
- the spoVAD gene encoding stage V sporulation protein AD, which translates to MRLTGKQTWVFQNDIFVNATGTAVGPKEAEGPLGKDFDISYSDLHCGEENWELAERRLMSDSIQQAMQKGNIKKSQIDFFLAGDLLNQTVTANYVAREYGIPFLGMFSACATSMETLAVGSAFIDGGFANRILATVSSHNATAERQFRYPTEYGGQKPGTANSTVTGAGSILISNEESAIKITAATIGKVQDLGIANPLDMGSAMAPAAAHTIQQHFEDLRRSAADYDLIVTGDLSAVGTPIAKQLLLEEGYDLGNVYNDCGLMIYNSNQEEVFAGGSGCACSAVVTYGHLLREMQKGNLQRIFVVATGALLSPMMMQQKETIPTIAHGVVFESVKGE; encoded by the coding sequence ATGAGATTGACAGGAAAACAAACGTGGGTATTTCAAAATGATATCTTCGTGAATGCAACTGGTACTGCTGTCGGTCCGAAAGAAGCGGAAGGCCCTCTTGGAAAGGATTTTGATATTTCATATTCTGACTTACATTGCGGAGAGGAAAACTGGGAACTTGCTGAACGAAGGTTAATGTCAGACTCAATTCAACAAGCGATGCAAAAAGGGAATATAAAAAAATCACAAATTGATTTCTTTTTAGCGGGAGATTTATTAAACCAAACAGTGACAGCAAATTACGTTGCTCGTGAGTATGGTATTCCTTTTTTAGGGATGTTCAGCGCTTGTGCGACGTCAATGGAAACTTTGGCTGTTGGATCAGCTTTTATAGATGGTGGATTTGCGAATCGTATTTTAGCTACAGTAAGTAGTCATAATGCGACGGCTGAAAGACAATTTCGTTACCCAACAGAATACGGAGGACAAAAGCCAGGGACAGCAAACTCAACTGTTACCGGAGCAGGGTCAATATTAATTAGCAATGAGGAGAGTGCAATTAAAATAACAGCAGCAACAATCGGCAAAGTACAGGATTTAGGAATTGCTAATCCTTTAGATATGGGATCAGCGATGGCACCAGCTGCTGCTCATACAATTCAACAGCATTTTGAAGATTTGAGAAGAAGTGCAGCTGATTATGATCTTATTGTTACTGGTGATTTATCAGCTGTTGGGACACCAATTGCGAAACAACTTTTACTTGAGGAAGGGTATGATTTGGGGAATGTATACAATGATTGTGGATTAATGATTTACAATTCAAATCAAGAAGAAGTGTTTGCAGGGGGCAGTGGTTGTGCTTGTTCAGCTGTTGTAACATACGGCCATTTATTGCGTGAAATGCAAAAAGGGAATTTACAAAGAATTTTTGTCGTTGCAACTGGAGCTTTATTAAGCCCCATGATGATGCAACAGAAGGAAACGATTCCAACGATTGCGCATGGTGTTGTGTTTGAAAGCGTTAAAGGAGAGTGA
- the spoIIAA gene encoding anti-sigma F factor antagonist — MSLSMHLEVKRDVLCVRLEGELDHHTAEELRTKVTDMIETHGVHHIVLSLENLTFMDSSGLGVILGRYKHVKGLGGEMVVCAISPPVKRLFEMSGLFKIVRLEESEAHALATLGVA; from the coding sequence GTGAGTCTTTCCATGCATTTAGAAGTAAAACGTGACGTCTTATGTGTGAGGCTAGAGGGTGAATTAGATCATCATACTGCTGAAGAGTTGCGAACGAAAGTAACAGATATGATTGAGACACATGGTGTTCATCATATTGTTTTGAGCCTAGAGAACTTAACATTTATGGATAGTTCAGGTTTAGGCGTTATATTAGGCCGATATAAACATGTAAAGGGATTAGGTGGAGAGATGGTTGTCTGTGCAATTTCACCGCCTGTTAAACGTTTATTTGAAATGTCAGGTCTATTCAAAATTGTTCGTTTAGAAGAAAGTGAAGCGCATGCGCTCGCGACGTTGGGGGTGGCATAG
- the spoVAB gene encoding stage V sporulation protein SpoVAB → MIECAFVVLIGLAGGIAVGSGYVAFLAVLGIIPRLAQLTRSGKHIQYFEWAVIAGTLTGAWCSLKNITFQTSQYWLVIIGLFCGTFIGMLAAALTEVLNVLPILAKRVGVEGKIVILLVALVLGKVIGSLFHWIYFVK, encoded by the coding sequence ATGATTGAGTGTGCATTTGTTGTATTAATTGGTTTAGCTGGAGGGATTGCTGTAGGGAGTGGATATGTTGCATTTTTAGCTGTTCTCGGTATTATCCCGCGCTTAGCTCAATTAACGAGAAGTGGAAAGCATATTCAATATTTTGAGTGGGCGGTCATTGCAGGTACTTTAACAGGGGCTTGGTGTAGTTTGAAAAATATTACATTTCAAACGTCGCAATATTGGCTCGTAATAATAGGATTATTTTGTGGCACATTCATTGGGATGCTAGCTGCGGCGTTAACGGAAGTGTTAAACGTTTTACCTATTTTAGCGAAACGGGTAGGGGTAGAGGGGAAAATTGTTATTTTGCTCGTTGCTCTTGTACTTGGAAAAGTAATAGGCTCATTGTTTCACTGGATTTATTTCGTAAAGTAG
- a CDS encoding ABC transporter permease subunit, whose protein sequence is MFQKALWLRTYQQSKYIVWLFWFVSFYNLSYKYYMAAIEQQHFLTMPKEDNYTYHYQFGLSLMDPVIFQGVALIILACTLIGWERQNNSIDFLWSLPFKRSHFFMTKWLFGICNIVAAVSINWGLFAIMKKLTFHNKYQVFSPFHSYFIYMLIVLIAIYTLALCIGTITGNVISQGFLTAAIFMFPLLLPPLISGVIAVHSNVDFHENNGNMHRVMENIRISGPVEEFTIRFNYDPQSAFTDEDGVRHNEPNFTKIPSAKLLIAPITYIIILLPLGIYLYVRSVNELNGNFLLYPKLQKIIMSIGIFVIGIVGGLVLRGDKSLLNFYIGFFGASIISYFLLSKLLKWKFSWNAK, encoded by the coding sequence ATGTTTCAAAAAGCACTATGGCTACGGACGTACCAACAAAGTAAATATATAGTCTGGTTATTTTGGTTCGTTAGCTTCTACAATTTGTCATACAAATACTATATGGCAGCTATTGAACAACAACACTTTCTAACGATGCCAAAAGAAGACAACTATACATATCACTACCAGTTTGGTTTATCACTAATGGATCCTGTTATATTCCAAGGTGTTGCACTTATCATTTTAGCTTGTACGTTAATCGGATGGGAAAGACAAAATAACTCCATTGATTTTCTTTGGTCTCTGCCTTTTAAACGCTCACACTTTTTTATGACGAAATGGTTGTTTGGTATTTGTAACATTGTAGCAGCTGTTAGTATAAACTGGGGACTATTTGCTATTATGAAAAAGTTGACTTTTCATAATAAATATCAAGTATTTTCCCCATTTCATTCTTATTTTATATACATGTTAATTGTATTAATTGCTATTTATACACTTGCCTTGTGTATAGGAACAATAACTGGGAATGTTATTTCGCAAGGATTTCTCACTGCAGCTATATTCATGTTCCCATTATTACTTCCACCACTTATCTCAGGAGTCATCGCTGTTCACTCAAATGTTGACTTTCATGAGAACAATGGCAATATGCATCGTGTTATGGAAAACATACGGATTTCTGGTCCAGTAGAAGAGTTTACTATTCGCTTTAATTACGATCCTCAAAGCGCTTTTACTGATGAGGATGGAGTGCGTCATAATGAACCAAACTTTACAAAAATCCCTTCAGCAAAATTATTGATTGCACCTATCACATATATCATTATTTTATTACCACTCGGTATATATTTATATGTTCGTTCAGTCAATGAGCTAAATGGAAACTTCCTCCTATATCCGAAGTTACAAAAAATAATTATGAGCATTGGTATTTTCGTTATAGGAATAGTTGGTGGTTTAGTCTTAAGGGGAGACAAATCATTACTTAATTTTTACATTGGATTTTTTGGGGCAAGCATAATTAGCTATTTTCTTCTATCCAAACTATTGAAATGGAAGTTCTCTTGGAACGCTAAATAA
- the spoIIAB gene encoding anti-sigma F factor, whose translation MRNEMNLQFSALSQNESFARVTVAAFIAQLDPTMEELTEIKTVVSEAVTNAIIHGYEGNAEGVVYISVILEEAMVKLTIRDEGIGIFNLDEARQPLFTTKPELERSGMGFTIMENFMDEVEVISNESFGTTIHLTKYLSNSNALCN comes from the coding sequence ATGAGAAATGAAATGAACCTTCAATTTTCAGCGTTAAGTCAGAATGAATCATTTGCTCGTGTTACGGTAGCTGCTTTTATTGCGCAATTAGACCCGACGATGGAAGAACTAACAGAGATTAAAACAGTTGTATCAGAAGCAGTTACAAATGCAATTATTCATGGGTATGAAGGAAATGCAGAAGGTGTTGTTTATATTTCAGTGATTTTGGAAGAAGCGATGGTGAAACTCACGATTCGAGATGAAGGGATTGGTATCTTTAACTTAGATGAAGCAAGACAACCCCTTTTTACAACTAAACCTGAATTAGAGCGTTCCGGAATGGGATTTACTATCATGGAAAATTTTATGGATGAAGTAGAAGTTATTTCAAACGAATCTTTCGGGACAACAATCCATTTGACAAAATACTTATCAAATAGTAACGCTCTATGCAATTAA
- the dacF gene encoding serine-type D-Ala-D-Ala carboxypeptidase DacF: protein MKRVFGILVCFMLLLSGTSVSFAQSEKTKQEKTEETAPKLAEQASSAIVIEQDTGKVLFDKNPNEKLPPASMTKIMTMLLIMEQVEKGKLKLTDKVRASEHAASMGGSQIFLEPGEEMTVNEMLKGIAIASGNDASVAVAEHIAGSEEGFVNMMNKKAKDLGLKNTHFQNPTGLPAKDHYSTANDMAIMAKELMKYPLIRKYTGKYEDYLRENTDKKFWLVNTNKLVRFYPGVDGVKTGFTTEAKYCLTASAEKNGMRVISVVMGAPTSKERNNQVTKLLDYAFGQYMTKKLYTRGEKIKTVQVGKGKEEKVDLVASDNVSLLMKKGENMDKVKQEVIAEKKVKAPIKKGDALGTLVIKRDKDVLLKQTIVAKEDVEAASWWELFKRSFGMFSTSK, encoded by the coding sequence ATGAAGCGAGTTTTTGGAATACTTGTTTGTTTCATGTTATTGCTTTCTGGTACTTCAGTTAGTTTTGCGCAATCTGAGAAAACGAAGCAGGAGAAAACAGAAGAGACCGCGCCGAAGTTAGCGGAACAAGCGTCGTCAGCGATCGTAATTGAGCAAGATACAGGTAAAGTTTTGTTTGATAAAAATCCGAATGAAAAGTTACCACCTGCTAGTATGACAAAGATTATGACAATGCTTTTAATTATGGAACAAGTTGAAAAAGGAAAATTAAAACTGACAGATAAAGTGAGAGCGAGTGAACACGCAGCTTCAATGGGTGGATCACAAATCTTTCTAGAGCCTGGGGAAGAGATGACTGTAAATGAAATGTTAAAGGGTATTGCAATTGCATCTGGAAATGATGCATCTGTTGCAGTGGCCGAGCATATCGCTGGTTCAGAAGAAGGATTCGTAAATATGATGAACAAAAAAGCGAAAGATTTAGGACTGAAAAATACACATTTTCAAAATCCGACAGGTCTCCCGGCGAAAGATCATTATTCCACAGCGAATGATATGGCTATTATGGCGAAAGAATTGATGAAGTATCCACTTATTCGAAAATATACAGGTAAATATGAAGACTATTTACGTGAAAATACGGATAAGAAATTTTGGCTCGTTAATACGAATAAGCTAGTACGTTTTTATCCTGGAGTAGATGGAGTGAAAACGGGATTTACGACGGAAGCGAAATATTGTTTAACAGCATCAGCTGAAAAAAATGGAATGCGTGTCATTTCAGTTGTTATGGGAGCACCTACTTCAAAAGAACGGAACAATCAAGTAACGAAGCTGCTTGATTATGCATTTGGTCAATATATGACAAAGAAATTGTATACACGTGGCGAAAAAATTAAGACTGTACAAGTAGGAAAAGGTAAGGAAGAAAAAGTAGATTTAGTTGCGTCAGACAATGTGTCTCTTCTTATGAAGAAGGGCGAAAATATGGACAAAGTTAAACAAGAAGTGATTGCTGAAAAGAAAGTGAAGGCACCGATTAAAAAAGGTGATGCACTTGGCACACTTGTTATTAAAAGAGATAAAGATGTTTTATTAAAACAAACAATTGTAGCGAAAGAAGATGTTGAGGCAGCGAGCTGGTGGGAGTTATTTAAACGAAGCTTTGGGATGTTTTCAACATCAAAATAG